In the genome of Synechococcus sp. CB0101, the window CCACCGGGCAGGCATCCACGCAATCAGCCACCCCTTCGCAGACGTCGGTGACGATCGTGTGGGCCATCGGTCAGGACTGCGGGTGCCGGGATCCTAGGAACCGATCCAGTGGCAGGCGGCGCAGCCGCGTTCTGCAGCCACCGCCTCCGCATCGGCTCGACTAGCGCAGGGGCTCTGCAGCAATTCAGCCCGTGCACCGTCGCGGTGCAGTGCTTCCAGTAAATCGAGCGCCTCGCCCAGTTGACCCTCTGTGCCGTAGGCCACGAGTGTGGCGGCGGGGCGCTCGGGTGCGCTGGCTTCGGTGCCGATCAGCTCGCGAATCGCTTCCACATCAAAGCTGAAACCCATGCCACCAGCCGCTCCACCGAAGCGCGCCACCAGCGCGTCGTAACGACCTCCGCTGGCCAGGGGCACTGGAGCCACCGGGCCCTGGCAGACCAACTTCAGCACCAGACCGTCGTAGAGGTCGAAGTGGGGCTGAAAACTCGGATCGAGCTGGAGTCTGACGCCCTGCCCAGCAGCCACGGCGGCCACGCTGTTGAGGGTGCCCGCTAATTGCTCCAGCAGGCTCGAGGGGCCCAGTAATTGCTCCAGTTGGTAGAGCACGGCCTTGGTGTCACCCCGCAGCCGCAGCAGCTGCTGCAATCCCTGGCGTTGGTGGCCCGGCAGTTCCAGATCGGCCAGAGCGAGTGGATCGAAGTTGATCAGGGCCTGGCGCGTGGCCAGGCGTTGCTGCGCCGGCACCTGATCGAGCAGTGCACTGAGAATGCCGTGGTGGCCCAGCAGCAGTGTGGGTTGGTGGTCTGCGGTGATCTGCAGCTGGCGCAGACAGGCGAGCAACAACCGCAGCAGCTCCGCGTCCGCAACCAGTGCCTGAGTGGCGTCGGCACCAAGCAGTTCCACACCGCTCTGGAGTCGCTCCTCCAGCCGGGGTTGGCCCACATCGCTGAGGGCGCTGCGGAAAACGGCCCCGCTGCTCCACAAGCGCAGGGGGCGGGGCCGGCTCGCGAGCCGGGTGCAAGCAGCCCGAGCGATGGAGGCCGTCATCTCAGGCCGTAAGCCCAGAGGTTCATCGGAGGCCAGTCGCACCAACTCGCGATCGCGAATGCCGCCACCGGCTTCGAGGGTTTCCAAGCGCTCCACCAGCGGCGGGGCTACTTCGGCATAGCCCCAGCGCCGATACACCTCGGCCAGCTGATCGCACAGCCAGCGATTGCCATCCACTTCGCGCGGGTTGAGATCCCTGGCGCCGGCAGCGGGTTGCAGGGCCATCGGATCTGAGCGCTCGAACTGGGGCTGATCCTATGGAGCGGCCTTATCGAGTTCCGGGGCGCCGAAGCTGGCACCGCTGAGGGGCTGGCAATCAGCCAGCCCCTCGATCAAGGCTTGGCGCAAACCGGGGCTGCAGGCGATCAGGCGCCCTTCCGCCAGGTGCGCTGGGCTGCCGTCATAGGCGCAGACCACACCACCGGCCTGCTCCACCAGGGCAACGCCGGCCGCCAGATCCCACGGCGAGAGGCCCCGCTCCCAATAGCCATCGAGACGGCCATCGGCCACAAAGGCCAGATCCACGGCCGCCGCCCCACCACGGCGCACCCCCCGGGTGCGGTGTGTAAACCAGGCGAATTCGGCGTAGTTGTTGTCGAGCCGCTCGTGCCGGTCGTAGGCAAATCCGGTCACCAGCAGGGAGCTCGCGAGGCTTGTGCACTGGCTCACCTGGATGCGGCTGCCGTTGCACCAGGCTCCCAGCCCAGGAGCGGCCCAATACAACTGTTGCAGTGCCGGCACCGCCAGGGCCCCCAGCAGCGGCTGGCCGTTCCAGGTGAGGCCGATTGATGTGCCGAAAAAGGGGTACCGATGGGCGTAGTTGGTGGTGCCATCGAGCGGATCCACGCACCACTCCAGCGCCGAGCCCTTGCCGGGGCGCCGCCCGCTCTCCTCGGCCAGAACACCGAGATCCGGGGTGCCGTGCTCGAGCACAGCCAACACCGCCTGCTCAGCGGCCACATCCGCCTCGGTAACCAGGTCTCCGGCGCGTCCCTTTTCCCGGATGGATTCCAAGCGTCCGAAGTGGTTCAACAGCTGCGCCGCTCCGGCCTCGGCCGCGCGTTGCGCCACATCGGCGAGCTGCTCCAGCTCCGCCAGCTTCAGGCCACTGGCCTCGGCGCTCTGATCCGAGAGCCGCTGCTGGTCAGGTGTGCTCATTCCTCATCGAGGGGCAGGCCGGCACGCACCTTGCCACGGCCGAAGTGCCTGCCGAACTGCATCTCGTAAACCTCGTCTTCATCTTGGGTTTCCACCTCCAGCGGCCCGGTGGCTCGCGCCACACAAAGGAGGCCATATCCCTGGGCGCGGATCTCGCGGGAGAGGCCCAGTGCCTCGCGCTGATCAATCGAACCCTCCAGCACGCGCACGGCGCAGGCGGTGCAGCAGCCATTGCGGCAACTGAAGGGCAGCGGCTCACCCTGCTGCTCGAAGCTGCGCAGGATGTATTCCCCTTCCGGCACGTCCAGGGCGATGGTGCGGTTTTCCTGCCGCCAATGGACCGTGATCGGATAGGTGCGCATAGCCGCAACCAGCGAAGGACGTGGTGACTGCTACATTCTCATCGTTGCCCCGCGCAGCCGCGTCACTTGTTGACGCAGCAAAAGCCCCCCTCCCGCGGAGAGGTGGCCGAGTGGTCGAAGGCGCAGCACTGGAAATGCTGTATAGGGGCAACTCTATCGAGGGTTCGAATCCCTCCCTCTCCGTTTCTAAGGTCTTCGGACCAGCCGCCCTCTGGGCGGTTTTTTTGTGCCTCAAGTGATTCAGATTGCGGATCGCTAGGGATGCAACACCGCCCTGCCGATGGCGCTGTTAGCAACTCAGCCGAAGCGTCCGGTGACGTAATCCTGGGTTGCCTTTTGCTTGGGGGCATTGAAGATCTGTTCGGTCTCGGCGAATTCCTCCAGGCAGCCCACCTTGCCGTCACTGTCAGGGTTGGCGGTGACGTTGAAGAACCCGGTCATGTCGCTGACGCGCACGGCCTGTTGCATGTTGTGGGTCACGATCACGATCGTGTAGCTCTTCTTGAGCTCATGCATCATCTCTTCGATTTTCAAGGTGGAGATGGGGTCGAGCGCTGAACAGGGCTCATCCATCAGGATCACCTCCGGCTCGATCGCGATTGCCCTGGCGATGCACAGGCGCTGCTGTTGCCCGCCGGAGAGCGAATAACCGCTCACCTTGAGCTTGTCTTTGGTTTCATCCCAGAGGGCCGCTTTGCGCAGGGAGCGCTCCACTAACTCATCCATATCCCCACGAAACCCGTTGATGCGGGCGCCGAAGGCGATGTTTTCGTAGATGCTCTTCGGGAAGGGGTTGGGTTTCTGGAACACCATGCCGATACGGCGTCTCACCTCCACCGGATCCACATCGCGGGCGTAGAGGTCTTGGTTGTCGAACAGCACCCGGCCCTTGAGGCTGCAACCCTCGATCAAATCGTTCATGCGGTTGAGGGAACGCAGCACCGTGCTCTTGCCACAACCCGATGGGCCGATGAAGGCGGTGACTTTGCCGCGGGGGACCTCCATGTACACACCACGCACAGCCACGTTGCTGCCGTAGCTGATGCTCACGTTCTCGAGGTTGAAGCAGGCGGTGGTGGAGGCAGGCGACATGGTGATCAAGGCTGGGAAGAGAAACGAAGCGGTGAGCTCAGGTGTTGCTGAAACGGCCCAGCCAGCGGGCCAACAGATTGGCCAGAAGGATCATCACCACCAACACAAACGACGACGCCCAGGCCAGAGCGATCTGAGCGTCGTAGGGCATGATCGCGAAGTTGTAGATCAACACCGACATCGACGCGATCGGGTTGAACAAGCCTTCAGGCCAAAACGGTGAAAACAGCGCCGTGAAGATCAAGGGAGCCGTTTCACCGGCTGCCCGCGCCACCGCCAACACCACGCCTGTGGCGATCGAGGAGAAGGCGGCCGGCAACGTCACGCGGGTGATCGTGATGAAGCGCGAAGCACCGACGCCCATCGCTCCCCAGCGCAGTTCCTGAGGCACGAGCTTGAGTGCCTCATCGGTGGTTTTGATCACCGTGGGCAGCATCAACACCGCAAGGGCGATGCCGCCGGCGAGGGCGCTGTAGCTCTGATTGAAGAACAGGCGTGTGCTCACGATCAGGCCGTACACGAACACGCCGCAGATGATGGAGGGCACACCGGCCAGCACATTCGTGCCAAAGCGCACGAAGCGGGCAAACCAGCCGGCAGAGGCGAATTCCGCCAAATACATACCGGCACCGACACCCACTGGTACCGCAATCAGCGCCGCCACCAGAGTGACGATCAAGGTGCCGAGGATGGCATTGCCGATGCCACCACCATCCAGCCCTGGCGGCGGAGGCAACTCGGTGAGCAGCTTCAGGCTGATCAGGGAGCCACCCTTGAACAACACATAGGCGATCACCACGATCAGGGGCAGAACGGCCAGGGCGGTGAACAGACCCGCCGTGATCGTGAGCAGCTGATTCCAGCGGTTGCGCGCCAGGGAGGGCTGCAGGGTGAGGGAGCCGCGGTTAAAGGAGGTCATCGGCGCTCAGTATTTGAGGCTCAACCGGCGCACGATCACCTGGGCGAGCAGGTTGACCACCAGGGTGAGCACCATCAGCACCAGCGCGGCGTACATCAGGGCCGAGACCTGCAGGCCATCGGCTTCACCGAACTGATTGGCCAACATCGACGAGATCGTGTTGGCCGGTGCCAGCAGGCTGAAGCTGAAGTTGTTGGAGTTACCGATCAGCATCGTCACCGCCATGGTTTCGCCCATGGCGCGGCCCAAGGCGAGCATCACACCGCCGGTGATGCCAGAAATCGCCGCCGGCAGGATCACATGCACGATCGCTCCCCAGCGGGTGGTACCCACGCCATAGGCGGCCTGGCGCAGCGTGAGCGGCACCTGCTGCAGGGAATCGCGGGAGATGGCCGTGATGATCGGCAGGATCATCACCACCAGGATCAAAACGGCCGGGGCCATCCCCGGCCCAAGCGGGGTTGTGGAGAAGAAGGGCAGCCAGCCCAACCATTGATGGAGGCTCGTGAGCCCGGGCCGGAGGAAGGGCTCCATCACAAAAATGCCCCAGAGACCAAGCACCACGGAGGGAATGGCCGCCAGCAGCTCCACCATCACCCCAAGCACCTGCCGAATCGCCAGGGGAATGATGTTTTCAGTGAGAAAGATGGCGGTGCCCACCCCGAGCGGCACGGCGATCGCCAGGGCCAGCAGCGAACTCACGACCGTGCCATAGATGGCCGTGAAGGCGCCGTAGTGCTCCCCGATCGGGTCCCAGTTGGAGGTGGTGAGGAAGGCAAGCCCGAAGCGGCCGATTGCTTCTCGGGCCCCTCCGAGCACCGTGAACAAAATGCCGATCAGCACAAGGCCCACCACCGAGGCGAGCACCACGGCCAGTTTCTGGAAGCCCCGATCGATCAGCAGTTCCCAGGGGGGACGCCGCCGCTGCGAGAAGAGTTCAGGGCGGGCACCCGCGGCCATGGGGATCTTTACCTGGCCCAAATCTAAAGCTCTGGCGCAGGGCCGTTAGCGTTAGGGCTTAGGCAACAATCCCTGGGGCGCAGTCAGTCAGTTGGCACGGATCGTTGGCATCGACCTGGGCACCACCAACTCGGTGGTGGCGGTGCTGGAGGGCGGCCGCCCTCAGGTGATTGCCAGCGCCGAAGGCGGACGCACCACGCCATCGGTGGTGGGCTTCAGCAAAGACTCTGAACTGCTGGTGGGGCAATTGGCGCGCCGCCAACTGGTGCTCAACCCCCGCAATACCTTCGCGAACCTCAAGCGCTTCGTGGGGCGGCAGTGGGACGAACTGGAGGAGAGCAGCCTCTCGGTTCCCTACACGGTGCGGGCCAACGACCAGGGCAATGTGCGCGTGGTCTGTCCCGCGACGGAACGGGAGTACGCGCCTGAGGAGCTGGTGGCCAGCATCCTCCGCAAGCTCGTGGATGACGCCAGCACCTATCTGGGAGAGCCGGTGGAAGCGGCGGTGATCACCGTGCCGGCCTATTTCAACGACGCCCAGCGCCAGGCCACCCGCGATGCGGGCCGCCTGGCTGGTATCAGCGTGGAGCGGATTCTCAACGAGCCCACAGCGGCGGCCCTCGCTTACGGCTTTGATCGCAGCACGGTCAAGCGCGTGCTGGTGTTCGACCTTGGCGGCGGCACCTTTGATGTGTCGGTGCTGCGCATCGCCCAGGGGGTGTTCGATGTGAAGGCCACCAGCGGCGACACCCAATTAGGCGGCAACGATTGGGACCGGCGCATCGTTGATTGGCTGGCTGATCAATTCCAGAGCGAGCACGGCGTTGACCTCCGCCGCGATCGCCAGGCCCTGCAGCGGCTCACCGAAGCCGCGGAAAAAGCCAAGATCGAGCTGAGTGGTGTGCAGAGCACGCCGATCTCGCTGCCCTTCATTGCGACCGCTGAAGCCGGTCCGCTTCATATCGAAACCAGTCTCGAGCGGCGCACCTTCGAAGGCCTGTGCCCCGACCTGCTCGACCGCTTGCTGCGCCCGGTGCAGCGGGCCCTGCGCGATTCCGGCCTGGCCGCTGAAGACATCGACGACGTGGTGCTGGTTGGTGGCTCCACCCGCATGCCGATGGTGCAGGAAATGGTGCGGACCCTGATTCCGCTCGAGCCTTGTCAATCGGTGAATCCCGATGAGGTGGTGGCGATCGGAGCGGCTGTTCAAGCCGGGATCCTCACGGGTGAACTGCGCGACCTGATGCTCAACGACGTCACGCCCCTCTCACTGGGTCTGGAGACCATCGGTGGCGTGATGAAGGTGTTGATTCCGCGCAACACCTCGATTCCGGTGCGCAAGAGCGATGTCTTCAGCACCTCAGAAGCGAATCAGAGCTCCGTGGAGATCCATGTGCTCCAGGGGGAGCGCCAGATGGCCGAGGGCAACAAAAGCCTTGGCCGTTTCCGCCTATCCGGCATTCCGCCGGCACCGCGTGGGGTTCCTCAGGTGCAGGTGTCGTTCGACATCGATGCCAATGGACTGCTCCAGGTCTCAGCCACAGACCGCACCACGGGCCGCCAGCAGAGCGTGAGCATTCAGGGGGGCTCGAATCTCAGTGAGGACGAGATCAAGACCCTGATCGAAGAGGCGGAACAGAAGGCCAGCGAAGACCGTCGCCGCAAGGCGGAGATCGATCGCCGCAACCGGGCGCAGACCCTGGTGGCCCAAGCGGAGCGCCGCCTCCGTGATGCAGCCCTGGAGCTGGGCCCCTATGGCGCTGAACGCCAGCAACGGGCTGTGGAAATTGCGGTGCGCGACGTGCAGGATCAGTTGTCGTCCGGCGATCTGGGTGATCTCGATCTGGCGGTGAGCCAGCTGCAGGAGGCGCTCTACGGGCTCAACCGCCGCTTGGCGAGCGAGCGCAAGCAGGAGAGCAGCCCCTTGCAGGGCCTCAAGAACACCCTGGGATCCCTCAAGGACGAACTGTTCGCCGACGACGACTGGGATGACTGGGATTCCCGCAGCCGTGGGCGTGATCCCTGGGCCGAACCCAGCTGGGGAGCCGGCAGAAGTGGTTGGGGGGCTGACGACTGGAACCGCCCTGCCCCTGTGCCAACGCCTCGTTACGACGATCTGCGTGAGCGCAATGGCTACGGCCAGGAGTCGATCCCAAGCCGCAGCGCTTTTTACGAACCCGACCGCTACGCGCGAGACCCATTCGACAACGATCGCTACGCCAGCGATCGCTATGACAACGATCGTTACGACAGAGATCGCTACGAGCCCGCCACCAACGACCGGGACTCTTACGACCAGGCTCCTG includes:
- a CDS encoding ATP phosphoribosyltransferase regulatory subunit, which gives rise to MALQPAAGARDLNPREVDGNRWLCDQLAEVYRRWGYAEVAPPLVERLETLEAGGGIRDRELVRLASDEPLGLRPEMTASIARAACTRLASRPRPLRLWSSGAVFRSALSDVGQPRLEERLQSGVELLGADATQALVADAELLRLLLACLRQLQITADHQPTLLLGHHGILSALLDQVPAQQRLATRQALINFDPLALADLELPGHQRQGLQQLLRLRGDTKAVLYQLEQLLGPSSLLEQLAGTLNSVAAVAAGQGVRLQLDPSFQPHFDLYDGLVLKLVCQGPVAPVPLASGGRYDALVARFGGAAGGMGFSFDVEAIRELIGTEASAPERPAATLVAYGTEGQLGEALDLLEALHRDGARAELLQSPCASRADAEAVAAERGCAACHWIGS
- the pstB gene encoding phosphate ABC transporter ATP-binding protein PstB, with the translated sequence MSPASTTACFNLENVSISYGSNVAVRGVYMEVPRGKVTAFIGPSGCGKSTVLRSLNRMNDLIEGCSLKGRVLFDNQDLYARDVDPVEVRRRIGMVFQKPNPFPKSIYENIAFGARINGFRGDMDELVERSLRKAALWDETKDKLKVSGYSLSGGQQQRLCIARAIAIEPEVILMDEPCSALDPISTLKIEEMMHELKKSYTIVIVTHNMQQAVRVSDMTGFFNVTANPDSDGKVGCLEEFAETEQIFNAPKQKATQDYVTGRFG
- a CDS encoding inositol monophosphatase family protein; this encodes MSTPDQQRLSDQSAEASGLKLAELEQLADVAQRAAEAGAAQLLNHFGRLESIREKGRAGDLVTEADVAAEQAVLAVLEHGTPDLGVLAEESGRRPGKGSALEWCVDPLDGTTNYAHRYPFFGTSIGLTWNGQPLLGALAVPALQQLYWAAPGLGAWCNGSRIQVSQCTSLASSLLVTGFAYDRHERLDNNYAEFAWFTHRTRGVRRGGAAAVDLAFVADGRLDGYWERGLSPWDLAAGVALVEQAGGVVCAYDGSPAHLAEGRLIACSPGLRQALIEGLADCQPLSGASFGAPELDKAAP
- the pstC gene encoding phosphate ABC transporter permease subunit PstC; the protein is MAAGARPELFSQRRRPPWELLIDRGFQKLAVVLASVVGLVLIGILFTVLGGAREAIGRFGLAFLTTSNWDPIGEHYGAFTAIYGTVVSSLLALAIAVPLGVGTAIFLTENIIPLAIRQVLGVMVELLAAIPSVVLGLWGIFVMEPFLRPGLTSLHQWLGWLPFFSTTPLGPGMAPAVLILVVMILPIITAISRDSLQQVPLTLRQAAYGVGTTRWGAIVHVILPAAISGITGGVMLALGRAMGETMAVTMLIGNSNNFSFSLLAPANTISSMLANQFGEADGLQVSALMYAALVLMVLTLVVNLLAQVIVRRLSLKY
- the dnaK gene encoding molecular chaperone DnaK yields the protein MARIVGIDLGTTNSVVAVLEGGRPQVIASAEGGRTTPSVVGFSKDSELLVGQLARRQLVLNPRNTFANLKRFVGRQWDELEESSLSVPYTVRANDQGNVRVVCPATEREYAPEELVASILRKLVDDASTYLGEPVEAAVITVPAYFNDAQRQATRDAGRLAGISVERILNEPTAAALAYGFDRSTVKRVLVFDLGGGTFDVSVLRIAQGVFDVKATSGDTQLGGNDWDRRIVDWLADQFQSEHGVDLRRDRQALQRLTEAAEKAKIELSGVQSTPISLPFIATAEAGPLHIETSLERRTFEGLCPDLLDRLLRPVQRALRDSGLAAEDIDDVVLVGGSTRMPMVQEMVRTLIPLEPCQSVNPDEVVAIGAAVQAGILTGELRDLMLNDVTPLSLGLETIGGVMKVLIPRNTSIPVRKSDVFSTSEANQSSVEIHVLQGERQMAEGNKSLGRFRLSGIPPAPRGVPQVQVSFDIDANGLLQVSATDRTTGRQQSVSIQGGSNLSEDEIKTLIEEAEQKASEDRRRKAEIDRRNRAQTLVAQAERRLRDAALELGPYGAERQQRAVEIAVRDVQDQLSSGDLGDLDLAVSQLQEALYGLNRRLASERKQESSPLQGLKNTLGSLKDELFADDDWDDWDSRSRGRDPWAEPSWGAGRSGWGADDWNRPAPVPTPRYDDLRERNGYGQESIPSRSAFYEPDRYARDPFDNDRYASDRYDNDRYDRDRYEPATNDRDSYDQAPDERDDGREERFAERSGQQERRSARPAPFEGDPWAED
- the pstA gene encoding phosphate ABC transporter permease PstA, producing the protein MTSFNRGSLTLQPSLARNRWNQLLTITAGLFTALAVLPLIVVIAYVLFKGGSLISLKLLTELPPPPGLDGGGIGNAILGTLIVTLVAALIAVPVGVGAGMYLAEFASAGWFARFVRFGTNVLAGVPSIICGVFVYGLIVSTRLFFNQSYSALAGGIALAVLMLPTVIKTTDEALKLVPQELRWGAMGVGASRFITITRVTLPAAFSSIATGVVLAVARAAGETAPLIFTALFSPFWPEGLFNPIASMSVLIYNFAIMPYDAQIALAWASSFVLVVMILLANLLARWLGRFSNT
- a CDS encoding 2Fe-2S iron-sulfur cluster-binding protein, coding for MRTYPITVHWRQENRTIALDVPEGEYILRSFEQQGEPLPFSCRNGCCTACAVRVLEGSIDQREALGLSREIRAQGYGLLCVARATGPLEVETQDEDEVYEMQFGRHFGRGKVRAGLPLDEE